The Gammaproteobacteria bacterium region GTCCGGTAAGCGATCAGGCTGCATTGCACGGCTTGCTGAGAAAAGTGCGCGATTTGGGTCTGCCTTTGATTACCGTTCATCAAGTGGAATCCGGCCAGTCAGACATCAAACAATAAACGGCAACAAGCCGCTTCTCAATGAAGCTTGTCCAAACTATTCAACACAAGGAGAAACAAAAATGAACACGGAGAAAAAAACCGCGAGAGTGACAGGTGTCCTCTATCTCATCATCTTTTTTGCCAACATCTTCGCCTATTTTTTCGTGAGTGAAAGCCTGCGTGTGCCCGGCGATGCCACGGCGACGGCCAATAACATTGTGGCGTCGGAAGGGCTGTACCGGAGCGGCGTTGTCAGTTATTTGATCGTCTTCTTGAGTGAAATTGGTACGACCATCTTGCTTTACAAGCTACTGAGACCGGTCAATAAGCCACTTGCGATGACGATGATGGCAACCCGGCTGATGCAAGCGGCCGTTCACGCCGTCAACCTGCTTAACTTCATCCTCCCACTGTTGCTATTAAGCGGTGCGGATTACCTGAGTGTATTTGAATCAGCCCAGTTACATGCGACGGTGCTGTTCTTCCTCGATGCCCACTATTACGGCATCCTGATTTCAGAGGCATTCTTTGCCCCAAGCCTCTTGCTGCTAGGCTATCTGGTTTACAAGTCCGAGTTGTTTCCCGGCATCCTCGGCCTCCTTCTGGCAATTGCAGGGGCGTTTTACGTGCTGGACAGTTTTGGCATTTTCTTGATGCCCCAACA contains the following coding sequences:
- a CDS encoding DUF4386 domain-containing protein yields the protein MNTEKKTARVTGVLYLIIFFANIFAYFFVSESLRVPGDATATANNIVASEGLYRSGVVSYLIVFLSEIGTTILLYKLLRPVNKPLAMTMMATRLMQAAVHAVNLLNFILPLLLLSGADYLSVFESAQLHATVLFFLDAHYYGILISEAFFAPSLLLLGYLVYKSELFPGILGLLLAIAGAFYVLDSFGIFLMPQHQAFIANIMIAPAIIAELSFTLWLLVKGVRMPELENRQILAAV